A stretch of the Leptidea sinapis chromosome 17, ilLepSina1.1, whole genome shotgun sequence genome encodes the following:
- the LOC126969008 gene encoding ras-related protein Rab-12, whose amino-acid sequence MAIVKTPVLKVILCGEYGVGKSSIFRRFINNTFVHNCDRRSTLGLDHFEKTYQIGDKEVKLQLWDTGGMERIASVTSSYYKFAEAAVLVFSLDNISSFHVLSQHLLDIVTYAENAKIFLCGNKSDLEGTSPQVTDADIETFCEQCHNLISTTYKVSCKSGKGLEEMFHDIALQLVECNRSRIELQALDHNSFKISPPAEPEEPPCSC is encoded by the exons ATGGCTATAGTGAAAACCCCAGTTTTAAAAGTAATCTTGTGTGGTGAATATGGAGTAGGCAAAAGCTCAATTTTCCGAaggtttattaataatacttttgttcATAATTGTGACCGTAGGTCCACATTAGGACTGGATCACTTTGAGAAAACGTATCAAATCGGTGACAAAGAAGTCAAG ttacAACTATGGGATACTGGTGGAATGGAGAGAATTGCATCTGTAACCTCAAGCTATTATAAATTTGCAGAAGCAGCAGTATTAGTGTTTTCTTTGGACAATATTTCGTCATTCCATGTACTTAGCCAACATTTATTGGATATAGTTACTTATGCAGAAAACGCGAAAATCTTTTTGTGTGGTAATAAGTCTGATCTGGAAGGTACTTCACCTCAAGTAACAGATGCTGATATTGAGACTTTTTG TGAACAATGTCATAATCTGATAAGCACCACTTACAAGGTATCATGTAAATCGGGAAAGGGGCTTGAAGAAATGTTCCATGATATTGCTTTACAGCTTGTTGAATGTAACAGATCTAGAATAGAGCTGCAAGCATTAGatcataatagctttaagataTCTCCCCCTGCGGAACCCGAAGAACCACCTTGCAGCTGTTGa